CCTCAAAACTGCCAAATGGCAGTAAAGGGCTGGCGGAGTGTCTTGTTTTTTCCATGGATGTCTGCAACTTTTGTGACATATCAAACTTCCTGaatcttgtgtttgtgttcttccACCTGTCCCACTAAAGAGCACCTGTCAGGTCATCCATCAGGCCATGCAGCgcttcttccttcctttgtaCATGACAGAAAAGGGTTATCAGACTTGTCAAAAAAGTAATTGAATACATCAATAGATGATACAGGGAGCTAAATAATTAAAGTGGAgcgttttgggttttttttttttacctccagTCAACAGGTTAAAAAagagatatgtgtgtgtgatttagtgTGTCTTTTTTCATAATGCCAAATGAACTCCACTAAAACGTCTAATTAGTGTTTGCTAACTTTGTTTGTgtaagcttgtttttaaaatgttttagcTTACATGTACTCAACTGATGTAGTGTTGTGATGAAAGTTAGCTTCACCTCTGTAGCGAGCCAGAGAGGCTGGTGGTCAGTGAGTTTTCAGTTAAGCTAGCTCGCTCCATTGTCCTCTTGTTCCACCTTAgttaaaaaaatgcacacacatccccacCTGAGACCAAAATTACTAAGGAGTTAAACACAAGAGCACACAATAAAAGACAAGTAGAATAAATAGACATTTAACTTATTTTTGCTTATATGAAGTAAAAGCAAAAGTaaaaaggtttgttttaaaCCAACTGATCGAGGGTTAGCTGTAACACTATACACAATAAAGAAGTGAACATATGCATTACTTTTTacactgcatttaaaatatttaactaACAgtgatatttatattttcaagtTTGACAACATTTTACTGCCTTCTGTCAGTTTGGGGCCTCCATGTTTGGAACATTTTTGTTGTGATCAGTAGATTATTTCTGCACGTTCTCCTGGTTAAAGACACAGATGGTGGCACATATCAGTCAGCAGGGGGCAGTGCAGCCTTAGCACTGGACAAGGAGTGCCTTGGTTGTTTTGTGAAATTGATGTGTCACTGGAATTGATGACTAATCGTTGTCAGAGGTACACATTTATGCTGTAAGGCCATGAGGCGTCGCTGGCCCTATTTTAAATACTTAGGTAGGTTTGGAGATAAGAGAAGACATATCCAGATGCCTTCTCTCGTGGAACAATGTGGTTAGACTGTTCCTGTATTATCTCACTGGCCAAAGATATTTCCCTGTTGACTCATGATAGTCCTCACCTCTCATATCCTGTCTAACAGCATTTGAAATGCTGCTGTCGCTgctgtcgctgctgctgctactgttgAAAGGATCATCGTTATTACTGAGTGCATGTGAGCTACACTATGCTGTTCAATCAGTGAAACTGCTGGAAAAGAAATCCAATATACAAGATTAGACATGATTTAAAACAAGCAAGAACAAATTAAGTTACAGGCAATATTATTTGAAAAGTGATATAAAGATTACTGGCTTGATCTCATCAGGCAGCAAAGTCTTCACCGTGGACAGTGTGGAATGAGTGTGACACAtggctcagtgctgctgttacACTAACGATGCATCCTCCCCAATACATAGTGTTCACTTCCAGTGTTTGCTCACCTGTGCAGGGGAGTagaacacaagaacacaaatcAATGCGTCTCATCTTATGAACAGTGTGCAAATACTGAGGATTCTACAatgatgtttctgtgtgtcatcTTAACACGTTTAcatgtgtgcgcatgtgtaatatttcttttcaaaatgaCGTATCCTGAAGGCGAAATGCAGATACCGATCTGGAGTGTTAACAGTGTCTTTGTCTCATCAACAGGCtttgcaacagaaaaatgtggaaTGTGCCAGAGTTTATGCAGAGAACTCCATCcggaaaaaaaatgaaggtcTTAATTGGCTCCGCATGGCATCTCGAGTCGATGCAGTGGCCTCTAAAGTCCAGACTGCTGTCACCATGAAGACAGTAAGTAACTGTTCAGTCAGCTCACTGATGCATGCTCCCTTAGATTATATACAGTTTTCTAAAACGTTCAAAATGCATAAAGCAGCTACCACATCACAGCGATCCCTGTGCTTTCATGAGCTTAGGAAGGGAGAGCAtgagatttttttgtctttccagaatgcaacaaatacattttaaggTATTTTTTTCTATCAGGTGACCAAAAACATGGGCCAGGTGACCAAAGCCCTGGACAAAGCTCTGAACTCCATGGATCTCCAAAAGGTGTCTGCAGTCATGGATAAGTTTGAAAGCCAAGTCCAGAACCTCGATGTCCACACCTCAGTGAGTGGAGACCATGTGTGCTTGTTCTTATAGTGTATCTATTTTCATACAGTGTAAAGAAGCGATTTAAGTCATGAAAAATCAAACCCAGATCTGCACTCTTTGGACTGACTTTTACTGTTTGTCCTGcccatccctctctttcctACACCAGGTGATGGAGGACTCCATGAGCTCAGCAATGACGTTGACCACGCCTCAGGAGCAGGTGGATGACCTGATCCACCAGATAGCAGAGGAGAGCGGCCTGGAAGTGATGGACCAGCTCAACCAGCTGCCTGCAGGAGCCACATCAGTGGGCGCAGAGAGCTCACGGAGCCAGGACAAGGAGGACCAGCTGTCTCGGCGGTAAGGACCAGTTGCTGTACTTGGTACAAGATGGTGTAGCCACATTTCCACTGAACACTTTTGTTATGGTACCTTTGAAACCCGTACCTAACCCATGCTGACATGTACCAGTGAAACCCTGCATCTGTTCTGTGAGTAAAACCAAAGTAACATCCACCAGGTGAGCACGAGCAGATAAAACTTGCTGAAgctgtaaaactgtaaaacttTGGTttcaagcagctgttttcttcctttaagTGGGAGATCCTGATGTTATTTGTTTAGCACCTCGAGTTGCAGTAGTTTCCTCCGACACTGAAGGGCAGATCTCTCCGCTCGGACCAGCTGCACATGACTCCTGTCCTCTCCCCTGTCTGGTCACCTGACTCCCTTCTCTCCTGCTCCCTGCtactcctcctctgctgtcttgtTCAGACCGCTCAAAGAAAATGTCGATAAGAAAGATAAATACAGAAAGCACGACTTTACTCTGAAGCCCACGTCGTAACGTTTGACATGGACATGCTGGTGGCTTCTTCATAGGCAGTATCATTAAATCATTAGCTGGCTCACCACCAGCTCAACATTAATATTCCAAAACCACTGTCACAaagtaaaactttttttttgtctcactagAGACATTATTGGACTAATGTTACCTACTTTCTCCTCTTGGCTGTCATTGGCCTCTGTCTCACACTCTTGAGTCGGTGGGGTTGGGGATGCTGAGACAAAGTCAGTCTATGTAATGACATACTAAATGCTGCGCAGCGTTCATAGTCGTTGCATGAATTTGAAGGGCCGGGATCATTTAGATTTAGTAGTTACTAATAAATGATTTGAGAATGTTTGACACTACAATCAACAGGAAACTTGAACTCCAACTTACTGTGTGTCAAAGCAgtaagtctctctctctctctctctctcgctctctctctctctctctgctacaAGAACACAGTGGAGGACATTGAGCgttttgtgttctttcttcTCGCCATGTGGTTGTTTATTACATCAAGGAGAAAGCTTTGTTTGAGAAAGGCAACAAAAAAGACGACTGAAAAAACAGGAGGGTTGTGAAATCCTACGTCATTCTCTGACCATTCCTTCGGACCAATCCAGGGACTGCACTGTTTCTAGCTCCACCTTTAAGTACCGATCAGCTGAACAGAGGGGTAACACATAAACAGGACTGAACGGAGTAGTTCTGTTGATACTAGCCTTGACCATGGAAATGTGAACATAACCATTCTGATATATAACAAACTGAACCTGTTGATACGGCTCATGTGCCATCCTGTAACTACTGGGTTACAGGTTGGAATCAACATATGTGTGTCTGGATCATGCGTCTGGTACCAGGCTAACAAGTAGCACATGATCAGGCAACTCAACAGTTAGATCAGAGCTAATTAGGTTGCACAATGCAGTTACTACTAACGGTTGCAAAGTCAGAAGTAAAAAGGGAAGAAATGCGATGCTGAGCTCAGATAGAGAAGCTGAAAAACAGAAGATGCTGCTTATCAGAGTAATCAATGAACGGCGGTTTGGTTACAGTTACATATGCAGAAAAAATAGAGAACTTGAAGCTGCAAAGGACAATATGTTCTTTAGATTAAGGACAATATGGGATATACAGCAGTTTGTAGGGCTGCGTCTTAGTTGGTTGTAATTGTGACCAagatttttttaaggtttttttttttactaagaATAAGCAAAAGATTTTCAGTTAAATTTACTGTAAACTGAACATGTAATGGTTTGGGCCGGTAAGAGGATATAACTGTGGTCTCAGGGGGAAATTGTGATGGTAATTTCactattttcttacattttatatGTCAAGCAGTTTATCAAAAACTACTCAGCAGATAAATTGATAAAAGCAGTATTTTCAgctctatttctgtctttcccCTCCAGCGCAGGAAGAGCTGCTCAAAATAATTGGACTGATGTTGATTTGAGTGAAGCGCTTTGTTATCTGCAGCGCCGTTGTGGTGGTCTTTCTATCTAATCTCGAGTTATTTCTAGAAAACATAATTGGGACACAACAGAGAGACCAGCTTCCACATGCCAACCTGTGAGCTGCTTATTAAGCAGGTGTTAAAATATagaggtgttgttgttgttgttgttgttgtctcgTTTTTGACAGATTTCTGGCAGGTAAACATGTTGCGAGGTTCAAAGAGTCTGTTCTTGCTTCGTGCTGAAGTGGGCTGACAGCTTAAAGCTTAGCATTGATGTAAGTTAGTCAAGAAAAGCTTGTTATAGATTTATTTTGAGCCCTTGTGTGTAGAATGATTATCACAGCGTGTTTCACTCTTACGTTGGTGGTTGTTTGCTTCAAAATGAGACAGTCCAGCATTCATTGCTCTCTGCCACAGCATCTTTTTTGATGCGGCCAAAGGGTCAAGGGTGCAAAAGTCAAAAATTTCGCATCTACACGTAGAACCACGTAGATGCGTACATACAGATCTTCCCCTTTCGTTGAACCACTTCCCAGAATTGAAGCGTAGCTCTGTCCACACACTTGGCTACCCAGGGTGCACTGCAAAACCTCACGTTCCTCAAGGTTTTTTATCATTTGGTCTGTCAGAAGAGTCTTTTTAGCACCGTCATGTTTCTTGCAAATTACATAAACAAAATCTGATACAAAACACGAGATAAACAAAAAGCTCTCGATCAAGGTTCCCTTTCATTAGTTTTCTAAAGATCAGGGACCAGGGCATGTTCTGGAAAATAATCTGTCAGCGCTCTCTGACAGACAAACTACGTGATGGAGATTATGCGTCTAAATGACCTCAAAAATATCTTTGGCATGTCTtcagtttcttgttttttatcATCCAAGTGTTGAATTCATGCTCAGCCTTGGAAACAATAGACAAAGGCATAATAATTTTATCTCAGATATCCAGTCACTGCTTAGCTGAGCCAACTCCACACATCACGAATGAAGACAGTGAGATGTGGTGGAAATCTGTGGGGAGAAAAAGCTAAAGTAAACCTTAAGCTCGTATTAGGTTATTTGATCTTGTTTGTGGCGAATACGGTGAATTAAATACCAGACAAATCATTGTACTTCATCGCTTtgctgaaaaaatacaaaagaaatccAGTGTATGAAACAGTCCTGCGAGATGACTGTTTCAGAGCGCTACGTGATTTCCTGTCTTGCCCATAATGTCCTCAGACAATGAGAGATGCTGCTGGCTGTTGATCATTTCTGCCATCTCACAGTATGTACTGTGTCATCATACACAGTGTGCACATACATACTGTGTATATTGTCAACCAACGAGAGCCATCATTCAGATCAGAGGTGgattttcctttattttgatgacagctggaggaagtgtttttttttccccactacAAATGGTGTCAACACCAACAGCTGGGAAATGTAATTCAACCCTCTGCACCTCGAAGGCTTGTATCGCATTTTCCAAAAGCTCCCAACAATTAAACTGTCCCACATTTCTCACATGTTCCAGGTTGGCTGCTCTGCGGAACTGAGGAGAGGTGACGGAGCTTACGGCTGGGTGGAGGCAGACGAGCTTAATGACGGCGacaggagctgtgtgtgtatctagTGAACTGTTCCTACCGGGAGGACTTAATGAGCCTATTGATTTCCATCCCCTCGCTCtataaatacatgcacacacacacacacacacacacacacacacacacacacacacacacacacacacacacacacacacaccccatcgGCTAGAAATACCACCTGAGAAGGCACAGATCTCTCCCTGGCTCACCTTCCCGTTTCGATCCATCTATTCCTGTTTCCATCTTCCCCTCTTATTCCCCGTTGGATCTCAGTTTACCTTTCgctcttcttccttttttttttaatccctctgtctgcaccacctccagctcctcctcctgtggctacactcacacacttttgGATGTAGGCTTTGTACATGTAAGTAAACCCATTTCACAAACTGTATAATGTACAttgatgaaaatggaaaagtttTAATAAGCAGTTACAGTGATTATAAGGGGGCTGGGTGTCCCTGCCTCTCATACGGTGCAGGGTGGGTTAAAGACGCATCTCCAtgttgtttttaagttttttggGCTCTGTCAGTTCCAAATGGTTGAAATGGATGATTCTGCTGGGAAGAAGGAGACACATCACGTTTTAATGGGAAAGAAATGTTGGTTTTTATCCACATGAAGCAGCATGTCATTACACTAATGGTGTCCTTCCTTCACCATATTCATCCAAGTAACACCCGCTCCAGAGCCTCTATGAACAGATATCTGCATGTGGATCCAGAATCTGTAGGCCGGGACAAGAGTTTGGTATCAGAAGTGTTCTGGTTTCCATTTGTAGTGCCAGCAGTGTTGACCGTAGACAGTCCATGTGGAGAGCGGAAGAGGCGGGAAGCTTTGGCTGAAATGCAGTCTTGGAACCCATCGACTACTGTCTGATGGAGATTTAGCTTttcatcagctttttttttttttaaatgtatctACATTTATAAGCAGATATATGTTTATAGAGATAACCAAAACACTGACTCATTGAGGTGTTTGAAAATCAAGTTGCTATTCAGACTGTAAATAATGCCAACACATGGAAGAGGAAGTCTGCTGCCAACACTGCAAACCCTCAGACATTGGCTCTGGCCCCCAGAAACCAGGCCGTCATCAGGCTATCGCCGATGGGTTCTGAGATTGCACGCTTCATGACGTTGACTATAACACTATACAACAAAGGACAATCACACCTTTTGtccaaattaattatttttgtgttcTATTTTACTTTTATTCTTCAGATttgttgatgatttttttctcatgCCTGTATTCAGACTTTTTGCTTTGAACGCCTTATTTGGGATGCAGGTGCTTGCATAGGTGCTTCCCCAATCAGTGCCTGAAAGACGGTAGTGTAGTCGTAACAGCAGCGAATCGAAACTCCGCAGACATTGGTCAGACCGAGGAATTTTCCGCTCCCCTCGCTGCCAGACGAGCCTGACGTGTTCTTGTGTTGGCCTTAGCCAGCTTCGCGTCAACACTAGCTGTGACGAGCGCGAGCTCTGGCGGCCTGACCTCTTTCTTTGGTTTTGGGTGTTTGATTCAAGGTTTGGAAaatcctcccagccccccaccCAGCAGCACTGAAAGCTCACTCAGATATATTTGGAAGCTTCTCTGTCTCAAAATAAGATAATCCTCCACACCTGTCTCAGTCATCCCAAACACTTTCAGGATAAGACATCAGTTAAGAGCAGGGATGTACATgctggatcttttttttttttttttttcagttgacaGGAGTCAGTCGCTGCTCCTAATTTGCCTTGAAAACCACATATTTGCTTGAAAGGTTAATATTTCAGGTAAATGCAGGAGATGTGCTGGAAGACGATTCGCATCAAAAGCA
This sequence is a window from Chaetodon trifascialis isolate fChaTrf1 chromosome 10, fChaTrf1.hap1, whole genome shotgun sequence. Protein-coding genes within it:
- the chmp1a gene encoding charged multivesicular body protein 1a yields the protein MEDTLFQLKFTSKQLERLAKKAEKESEKEQAKVKKALQQKNVECARVYAENSIRKKNEGLNWLRMASRVDAVASKVQTAVTMKTVTKNMGQVTKALDKALNSMDLQKVSAVMDKFESQVQNLDVHTSVMEDSMSSAMTLTTPQEQVDDLIHQIAEESGLEVMDQLNQLPAGATSVGAESSRSQDKEDQLSRRLAALRN